The Prosthecobacter algae genome includes a region encoding these proteins:
- the hemA gene encoding glutamyl-tRNA reductase, with protein sequence MTPPPATREHLVCLGLNYRTTPVEVRERVAFPEAKVPDAVQEIRQLPGFEESVVLSTCNRVELYATHTLDDARVAHDALVDYLVRRFELPQEQAEALVTYRLRSDDAARHLFRVVSGLDSMVLGETEIFGQVKQAYKVALETGSTGRALNKLFQQAFTVGKKVRNDTTIQRGSTSVGSVAVDLAEKVHDLKQCRVMLVGAGEMSRTCAQSLLSRGARSIIVSNRSYDRAVELATEMKGTAMKFDEWEHALHEVDVIISSTSAPHFVIKPELIQQVMRKRRWDPLLIIDIAVPRDVDPAVNEIEGVYLYDIDALQAIADEGRRERERQLSACERIIEDSLEKYGFLPPPPLSPQKHAAT encoded by the coding sequence ATGACCCCACCACCCGCCACCCGCGAGCATCTGGTCTGCCTGGGCCTGAACTACCGCACCACTCCGGTGGAGGTGCGTGAGCGCGTGGCTTTCCCCGAGGCGAAGGTGCCGGATGCCGTGCAGGAGATCCGCCAACTGCCTGGCTTTGAAGAAAGCGTGGTGCTGAGCACCTGCAATCGCGTGGAGCTGTACGCCACCCACACGCTGGATGATGCCCGCGTGGCCCATGATGCCCTGGTGGACTACCTGGTGCGCCGTTTTGAACTGCCCCAGGAACAGGCCGAGGCCCTGGTGACCTACCGCCTGCGGTCCGATGACGCTGCCCGCCACCTCTTTCGCGTCGTCAGCGGGCTGGACAGCATGGTGCTGGGGGAGACGGAGATCTTCGGCCAGGTGAAACAGGCCTACAAAGTGGCCCTGGAAACCGGCAGCACCGGCCGCGCCCTGAATAAACTTTTCCAGCAAGCCTTCACCGTCGGCAAAAAGGTCCGCAACGACACCACCATCCAGCGCGGCTCCACCAGCGTGGGCTCCGTGGCTGTGGATCTGGCGGAAAAGGTGCATGACCTGAAACAGTGCCGCGTGATGCTCGTCGGCGCGGGCGAGATGAGCCGCACCTGCGCGCAGAGCCTGCTCTCACGCGGCGCGCGCAGCATTATCGTCTCCAACCGCAGCTATGACCGCGCCGTGGAACTGGCCACCGAGATGAAGGGCACGGCCATGAAATTCGACGAATGGGAACACGCCCTGCATGAGGTGGACGTCATCATCTCCAGCACCAGTGCGCCACATTTTGTCATCAAGCCCGAGCTCATCCAGCAGGTCATGCGCAAACGCCGCTGGGACCCGCTGCTGATCATCGACATCGCCGTGCCGCGCGATGTGGACCCCGCCGTCAACGAGATCGAAGGCGTGTACCTTTACGACATCGATGCCCTGCAAGCCATCGCGGATGAAGGCCGCCGCGAACGCGAACGCCAGCTCAGCGCCTGCGAGCGCATCATTGAGGACAGCTTGGAAAAGTACGGCTTCCTGCCACCGCCTCCCCTCAGTCCGCAGAAACACGCGGCAACTTAG
- the vccB gene encoding Verru_Chthon cassette protein B, with the protein MNTSLSLPSRQSLRRGFSLVEVVMAVGIMALGVVTILGLLPHGLEMSRKTANEQAETRIVDLIVGEMQSADWATLDLTPKQVRYFDDQGLELVEGEAGGGDFSIMLSYVVQVNIPPLDVRLPNNDGSMTPNQNLRRVMIKMIAAPLRDFNFDAPASTIPVKVFTQLVANTGLANN; encoded by the coding sequence ATGAACACCTCTCTCTCTCTCCCATCCCGTCAGTCTCTACGTCGCGGGTTTTCCTTGGTCGAAGTGGTCATGGCCGTCGGCATCATGGCTCTTGGCGTGGTGACGATCCTGGGCCTCTTGCCACACGGGCTGGAAATGTCCCGCAAGACGGCCAATGAACAAGCGGAGACCCGCATTGTGGACCTCATCGTCGGCGAAATGCAGTCGGCTGACTGGGCCACACTGGATCTCACCCCTAAACAGGTCCGTTATTTTGACGATCAAGGCCTGGAGCTGGTGGAAGGCGAGGCAGGAGGCGGCGATTTCAGCATCATGCTCAGCTACGTCGTTCAGGTGAACATTCCCCCGCTTGATGTGCGCTTGCCTAACAATGATGGGAGCATGACCCCCAATCAGAACCTCCGCCGCGTGATGATCAAAATGATCGCTGCCCCGCTGCGGGATTTTAATTTTGATGCCCCTGCCTCAACGATTCCGGTCAAAGTCTTCACCCAGTTGGTCGCCAACACGGGTCTGGCGAATAATTAG
- a CDS encoding diacylglycerol kinase family protein produces MPERIPVILNPAARSTQAAAREKAIRALTPAPELILTEGPGQATDLAEKLALEGHPLIVAAGGDGTMNEVLQGLSRVNAARPSGEKHTALGVLPVGTMNVFSLELGLPSADLPACWAQISQGRFRELDLWMANDQYFVQLAGVGFDAEIIQETSWESKKRFGPLSYVMSAMQVLTRQPPVLSVHIEGRPSMHGSVVLVGAGKHYGGPVPVFRRASNQDGLLDVLVFRGLGGWEFAQMLRAILVDGYEPAEDIDYLQLREFTVTSMPGAPLEVDGELASEGTPVHFRAAPFKLQVAV; encoded by the coding sequence ATGCCCGAAAGAATCCCCGTCATTCTGAATCCGGCCGCCCGCAGCACCCAGGCGGCTGCGCGTGAAAAGGCCATTCGCGCCCTCACTCCAGCGCCAGAACTCATCCTCACGGAAGGTCCCGGCCAGGCCACGGATCTGGCGGAAAAACTGGCCCTGGAGGGGCATCCCCTCATTGTCGCAGCAGGCGGAGACGGCACCATGAATGAGGTCCTCCAGGGGCTCAGCCGGGTGAATGCGGCGAGGCCATCGGGGGAAAAACACACCGCCTTGGGCGTACTGCCTGTGGGGACGATGAACGTGTTTTCGCTGGAGCTGGGCCTGCCCAGCGCGGATCTGCCCGCGTGCTGGGCGCAGATTTCCCAGGGCCGTTTCCGGGAGCTGGATCTCTGGATGGCGAATGACCAGTATTTTGTGCAGCTAGCCGGCGTGGGTTTTGATGCCGAAATCATCCAGGAGACTTCTTGGGAGAGCAAAAAACGCTTTGGCCCGCTGAGCTACGTCATGTCTGCCATGCAGGTGCTAACAAGGCAGCCGCCTGTGCTTTCCGTCCACATTGAGGGGCGCCCCTCCATGCACGGCTCGGTGGTCCTTGTCGGGGCAGGGAAGCACTATGGCGGCCCTGTGCCGGTCTTCCGTCGTGCGTCCAATCAGGATGGCCTGCTGGATGTCCTGGTCTTTCGCGGTCTGGGAGGCTGGGAATTCGCCCAGATGCTGCGCGCCATTTTGGTAGATGGGTATGAGCCTGCCGAAGACATCGATTACCTGCAGCTCCGGGAGTTCACGGTGACTTCTATGCCTGGTGCACCACTGGAGGTGGATGGGGAGCTGGCCAGCGAGGGCACCCCGGTGCACTTCAGGGCCGCACCTTTCAAGCTACAGGTGGCGGTGTGA
- a CDS encoding SOS response-associated peptidase family protein gives MRYWILTNTPNDQVAQVYNRMSAILPAESWQGWLDGRTPTAVTY, from the coding sequence GTGAGGTATTGGATTTTGACCAACACCCCGAACGATCAAGTCGCCCAGGTTTACAACCGAATGTCGGCGATCTTGCCTGCGGAGTCTTGGCAAGGTTGGCTCGATGGGAGAACGCCGACGGCCGTTACTTACTGA
- a CDS encoding DUF1549 domain-containing protein, producing MKSLLACSIIVTFCLGPIARADPEVSSSADEIDAFLARDWAANKLTPNAPADDSVFVRRIYLDVVGRIPTTREAEEFLASKEDGKRAALIDKLLDSEGYVQNYFHYWADVLRVQSKGQRAGPAYVHFIKDALRSNKPYDMFVREMVAGDGKAWSDGAIGYYTRDRGMPLDNMASTLRIFLGTRIECAQCHNHPFDKWTQMQFYEMAAFTFGVEIRDSGGSFTGGISDLLRDQGMAIRTTFKQPEWPKNSTTEADRLAFWAELEKVGRARRAAEDYLLKAERLYNQAMSGPRGIGRYPKVTFDEKRKVTLPPDYQYDDAKPKSVVKPAAIMGHACTPLPGETRVQAYARWLANPDNDRFNKVVVNRLWKKVFGLALIEPLDDLTDTTVAVNPELLSHLEKLMVSLNYDMKAYLRILFNTSTYQRQASHEEVALGTASHFTGPLLRRMTAEQLWDSFVTLINPNPDMLNMASHEFFEQRRLAVEKVADPAETLKSIQMAAKKFQEQPEGVEALQKRLVEAREEAKKYQSIAATATGPEKQAAAAHAAECHVKIKTISREITALYTNARRTVMTEVIIPGQKKLFEKVTGKPFEIIAYEPNQEVPIQAAPSADMQATGAANGGLKMAPEDGKIKTTKPTKAEVAEAEIRAWSEEAMYYAIPRKHWRDYFRSRAQQSRQWLRAAEIESPAPRGHYLREFGQSDREIIENSNNEASVPQALALMNGELLPQIVHRYSQLMLSVGKARSADERIDAAYMAVLSRKPTAREKGLCLQAQEKGLSTVEDLIYALINTQQFIFNQ from the coding sequence ATGAAAAGCCTCCTGGCGTGTTCAATTATCGTCACGTTTTGCCTTGGGCCGATCGCCCGGGCCGATCCAGAAGTTTCCTCCTCCGCCGATGAAATTGACGCGTTTTTGGCGAGGGACTGGGCAGCGAACAAGTTGACACCCAACGCCCCGGCGGATGACAGTGTTTTCGTGCGCCGCATTTATTTGGATGTGGTGGGCCGCATTCCCACCACGCGTGAGGCTGAGGAGTTTCTGGCTTCCAAAGAAGATGGAAAGAGGGCCGCACTGATCGACAAGCTCCTCGATTCCGAGGGCTATGTGCAGAACTACTTTCATTACTGGGCGGATGTGTTGCGTGTGCAATCCAAGGGCCAGCGAGCAGGCCCCGCGTATGTTCATTTCATCAAGGATGCGCTGCGCAGCAACAAGCCGTACGACATGTTCGTGCGGGAGATGGTCGCCGGAGATGGCAAGGCCTGGTCCGATGGGGCGATTGGCTACTACACACGTGATCGTGGCATGCCCTTGGACAACATGGCGAGCACGTTGCGCATCTTCCTGGGCACCCGCATCGAATGCGCCCAGTGCCACAATCACCCCTTTGACAAGTGGACCCAGATGCAGTTCTACGAGATGGCGGCCTTCACCTTTGGCGTGGAGATCAGAGACTCCGGCGGCAGTTTCACGGGCGGTATCAGCGACCTTCTGCGTGATCAAGGCATGGCCATTCGCACCACGTTCAAGCAGCCTGAATGGCCCAAAAACTCGACCACCGAGGCCGACCGCCTCGCTTTCTGGGCGGAGTTGGAGAAAGTGGGGCGGGCACGCCGGGCGGCTGAGGACTACTTGCTCAAGGCTGAGCGTTTATACAATCAGGCCATGAGCGGGCCTCGTGGCATCGGGCGCTACCCCAAGGTGACCTTTGACGAGAAGCGCAAGGTCACCCTGCCACCGGATTACCAGTATGACGATGCGAAGCCCAAATCCGTCGTGAAACCGGCTGCCATCATGGGTCATGCATGTACTCCTCTGCCAGGTGAAACACGGGTCCAGGCCTACGCACGCTGGCTGGCGAATCCCGATAATGACCGCTTCAACAAGGTCGTGGTCAATCGCCTGTGGAAAAAGGTATTCGGACTCGCCCTGATCGAGCCGCTCGACGATCTCACGGACACTACCGTGGCAGTGAATCCTGAACTATTGAGCCATCTTGAAAAGCTGATGGTGAGCCTGAATTACGATATGAAGGCGTATCTGCGCATCCTTTTCAACACGAGCACCTACCAGCGCCAGGCCTCCCACGAGGAGGTGGCACTGGGGACTGCCAGCCACTTCACAGGCCCGCTGCTGCGCCGCATGACTGCTGAGCAACTGTGGGACAGCTTTGTGACGCTGATCAACCCCAATCCCGACATGCTAAACATGGCCTCCCACGAATTCTTTGAGCAACGCAGGTTGGCCGTGGAAAAGGTCGCCGATCCGGCTGAGACGCTTAAGAGCATTCAAATGGCCGCCAAGAAGTTCCAGGAGCAGCCGGAAGGTGTGGAGGCCCTGCAGAAACGGTTAGTGGAGGCCCGCGAGGAGGCCAAAAAATACCAATCCATCGCCGCCACAGCCACCGGACCTGAAAAACAGGCTGCCGCCGCCCACGCTGCTGAGTGCCATGTGAAAATCAAAACCATCAGCCGGGAGATCACTGCTCTTTATACCAATGCCCGCCGCACCGTCATGACGGAAGTGATCATTCCTGGCCAAAAAAAGCTGTTCGAGAAGGTCACCGGCAAGCCCTTTGAGATCATTGCTTATGAACCCAATCAGGAGGTTCCAATTCAAGCCGCCCCCAGTGCCGACATGCAGGCGACCGGTGCTGCGAACGGCGGGCTCAAGATGGCCCCTGAGGATGGCAAGATCAAAACGACCAAGCCGACCAAGGCGGAGGTCGCCGAAGCTGAGATAAGGGCCTGGAGCGAAGAGGCCATGTACTATGCCATCCCCCGGAAACATTGGCGGGACTACTTCCGTTCGCGGGCCCAGCAGTCTCGGCAGTGGCTGCGGGCAGCGGAAATCGAAAGCCCTGCCCCGCGCGGTCATTACCTGCGCGAATTTGGCCAGAGCGACCGGGAAATCATTGAGAACAGCAACAATGAAGCCTCCGTTCCCCAGGCTCTGGCATTGATGAATGGAGAGCTCCTGCCGCAGATCGTTCACCGCTACAGCCAGCTCATGCTCTCCGTGGGCAAGGCCCGGTCTGCCGACGAAAGAATCGACGCCGCTTACATGGCCGTGCTTTCCCGCAAACCCACCGCCAGGGAAAAGGGCCTTTGCCTTCAGGCCCAGGAAAAGGGCCTCAGCACCGTGGAGGACCTGATCTACGCACTGATCAATACCCAGCAGTTCATCTTCAATCAGTAA
- a CDS encoding NAD(P)H-dependent oxidoreductase subunit E produces MAFTVPAELESKMDEVITHYPVSKRSAVLPLLHLMQEHYRFISDDIVNWVAAKLGLEPIQVLEVVTFYPGFRQSAPGKYHIRVCRTLSCAMTGSYELMDALCKEAKIDRSHCDHHHPIAVSEDGKYSIEFAECLASCGFGPVCMVEDDFFEKVEPAKAAELLAKYP; encoded by the coding sequence ATGGCATTCACAGTCCCCGCAGAGTTGGAGAGCAAGATGGACGAGGTGATCACGCATTACCCCGTTTCCAAGCGCAGTGCCGTTTTGCCCCTCCTGCATCTGATGCAGGAGCATTACCGTTTCATCAGTGATGACATCGTCAACTGGGTGGCGGCGAAGCTGGGGCTGGAGCCCATTCAGGTGCTGGAAGTGGTGACTTTTTATCCCGGGTTCCGCCAGAGCGCGCCTGGGAAATATCACATCCGTGTTTGCCGCACGCTTTCCTGTGCGATGACGGGCAGTTACGAGCTGATGGACGCCCTCTGCAAAGAGGCCAAGATCGACCGTAGCCACTGCGATCACCATCACCCCATCGCGGTGAGCGAAGATGGCAAATACAGCATCGAATTCGCCGAGTGCCTCGCCAGTTGCGGCTTTGGCCCTGTTTGCATGGTGGAGGACGACTTCTTTGAGAAGGTGGAGCCCGCCAAGGCCGCTGAACTGCTGGCTAAGTATCCCTGA
- the ccsA gene encoding cytochrome c biogenesis protein CcsA: MTPDRIALLLSTFAFLAAVVPALRALQTGDWRRGMAQKLTMALGFVFQTGAIYLRGQVVGQCPMKSVSDILVFIAWSVVLLYFLVGTTYRVSLLGMFTAPLVAAMHGLAFALPGAFPDYAAKPKIDAWVELHAALALVAYAAFALACVTGVMYLLQERFLKRHLIGGLFYQLPPIQGLAKAIQRQVLLGLILLSASLAITFKLDTPITNPKLIFAWGVWGLYAVMGFIAWRHALSPRQTAWLAAVGFVIPFISLWLVT; this comes from the coding sequence ATGACTCCAGACCGGATCGCGCTCCTTCTTTCCACCTTCGCCTTTTTGGCGGCGGTGGTACCAGCGTTGCGCGCGCTGCAGACCGGGGACTGGCGCCGGGGAATGGCCCAAAAGCTGACCATGGCCCTGGGTTTTGTCTTTCAAACCGGGGCTATTTACCTGCGGGGGCAGGTGGTGGGGCAGTGCCCGATGAAAAGTGTCTCGGATATCCTGGTCTTCATCGCCTGGAGTGTGGTGCTGCTGTATTTCCTGGTGGGTACGACGTACCGGGTGTCCCTCCTGGGCATGTTCACCGCGCCTCTAGTCGCGGCCATGCACGGGCTGGCCTTTGCCCTGCCGGGTGCGTTTCCAGACTATGCGGCGAAGCCGAAGATTGATGCGTGGGTGGAGCTTCATGCCGCCCTGGCCCTGGTGGCCTACGCCGCCTTTGCCCTGGCCTGCGTCACAGGCGTGATGTACCTGCTTCAAGAGCGCTTCCTGAAGCGCCACCTCATCGGCGGCCTGTTTTATCAATTGCCGCCCATCCAGGGCCTGGCGAAGGCCATCCAGCGCCAGGTGCTGCTGGGGCTGATCCTGCTGAGCGCCAGCCTGGCCATCACCTTCAAGCTGGACACGCCCATCACGAATCCGAAGCTCATTTTCGCCTGGGGGGTCTGGGGCCTGTACGCCGTCATGGGCTTCATCGCCTGGCGGCACGCGCTTTCCCCCCGGCAGACGGCCTGGCTAGCTGCGGTGGGGTTTGTCATCCCCTTCATTTCCCTCTGGCTCGTCACCTGA
- the accC gene encoding acetyl-CoA carboxylase biotin carboxylase subunit codes for MFRKVLVANRGEIAVRIIRACKELDVKTVAVYSEADVDSMHVHLADEAICIGPGPSSESYLKISRIISAAEIANVDAIHPGYGFLSEKAEFADVCEQCKIKFIGPSSRVISMMGDKNVARATARKAGVPVTPGSDGLIHNEEEALMWARKIGYPVIIKASAGGGGRGMRPVLNEATLISSFQAASMEALKCFGDGSMYMEKLVEKPHHIEFQIVADSQGNVVHLGERDCSMQRRNQKIIEECPSPKMTDALRKKMGDATVRICKEIGYENCGTIEFLVDNNREDFYFMEMNTRIQVEHPITEEVYGCDLIKEQIRIAAGLPLSEHVVNAVPRGHSIECRINAEDPFRNFAPSPGKINLWYTSGGRGVRVDSHVYSGYEVPPYYDSMIAKLIVTGATREIAIRRMRRALGEFVVEGIKTTIPLQSKVLTTSDFQNGQYDITWVENFLRQEGLKG; via the coding sequence ATGTTCCGAAAAGTCCTCGTCGCCAACCGTGGTGAGATCGCCGTCCGCATCATCCGCGCCTGCAAAGAACTCGATGTTAAAACCGTCGCCGTTTACTCTGAAGCGGATGTGGACTCCATGCACGTCCACCTTGCTGATGAAGCCATCTGCATCGGCCCCGGCCCCAGCAGCGAGAGCTATCTGAAGATCAGCCGCATCATCAGCGCGGCGGAGATCGCGAATGTGGACGCCATCCACCCCGGCTACGGCTTCCTTTCCGAAAAAGCCGAATTCGCCGACGTGTGCGAGCAGTGCAAAATCAAGTTCATCGGGCCCAGCTCCCGAGTCATCTCCATGATGGGGGACAAAAACGTCGCCCGCGCCACTGCGCGCAAGGCAGGCGTGCCCGTCACCCCCGGCTCAGATGGCCTCATCCATAACGAGGAAGAAGCCCTCATGTGGGCTCGGAAGATCGGCTATCCCGTTATCATCAAGGCTAGCGCAGGTGGCGGTGGTCGCGGCATGCGCCCCGTGCTGAACGAGGCCACCCTCATTTCCAGCTTCCAGGCCGCCTCCATGGAAGCCCTCAAGTGCTTCGGCGACGGCTCCATGTACATGGAAAAGCTGGTCGAAAAACCGCACCACATCGAGTTCCAGATCGTCGCCGACAGCCAGGGCAACGTCGTCCACCTCGGCGAGCGCGACTGCTCCATGCAGCGGCGTAACCAAAAGATCATCGAGGAGTGCCCCAGCCCCAAGATGACCGATGCCCTCCGTAAAAAGATGGGCGATGCCACCGTCCGTATCTGCAAAGAGATCGGCTACGAAAACTGCGGCACCATTGAGTTCCTCGTCGATAACAACCGTGAAGACTTCTACTTCATGGAGATGAACACCCGCATCCAGGTGGAGCACCCCATCACCGAAGAAGTGTATGGCTGCGACCTCATCAAAGAGCAGATCCGCATCGCCGCCGGTCTGCCGCTCAGTGAGCACGTCGTCAACGCCGTCCCTCGTGGCCACTCCATCGAGTGCCGCATCAACGCCGAAGACCCCTTCCGCAACTTCGCCCCCAGCCCCGGCAAGATCAATCTCTGGTATACCTCCGGTGGTCGCGGCGTCCGCGTGGACAGCCACGTCTATTCCGGCTACGAAGTGCCCCCGTATTATGACTCGATGATCGCCAAGCTCATCGTCACCGGTGCCACCCGCGAGATCGCCATCCGTCGCATGCGCCGCGCCCTCGGTGAATTCGTCGTCGAAGGCATCAAAACGACCATCCCTCTCCAGAGCAAAGTCCTCACCACCAGCGACTTCCAAAACGGCCAATACGACATCACCTGGGTCGAAAACTTCCTCCGCCAGGAAGGCCTGAAGGGTTAG
- a CDS encoding L,D-transpeptidase family protein, with the protein MKKLFSSLVPTLVLALVLPAWAVIPDPLPAAPEPVEDILRLQIFLDTQLFGPGKVDGRPGDITTQALKLYQRTQGLPETEVAAHTLDLSSVPEVYTTYTIRPEDLKYVGDLPSQPSAQSKKKYLPYDSLLEFLTERFHCSPELIEYVNRPMKMAALKPGDAVKVPSVQPFLIEELTQIAKLPEVPEFLTRVIKIDTREKRLRLYEGEKLLATLPITPGSGHLATPPGTWRISGIAQMPTFRWDKSVLEYGVRSSSYFQLPLGPNNPVGVMWIGLNKPGIGIHGTNQPQTIGRSASHGCMRTANWDVVRLVKMITQGMTVIIEGPAPVPRPPVYAKAVKAEEVRAAEVVEPPATEPKRGLRLFFWKK; encoded by the coding sequence ATGAAAAAGCTGTTTTCTTCCTTGGTTCCCACGCTCGTCCTGGCGCTCGTTTTGCCTGCCTGGGCGGTGATCCCGGACCCGCTGCCTGCGGCACCGGAGCCGGTGGAGGACATCCTACGGCTGCAGATTTTCCTCGATACGCAGCTTTTCGGCCCGGGGAAGGTGGATGGGCGGCCGGGGGACATCACCACCCAGGCGCTGAAGCTTTACCAGCGCACGCAGGGCCTGCCAGAGACGGAGGTGGCGGCGCACACGCTGGATCTCAGCAGCGTGCCAGAGGTGTACACCACCTACACCATCCGCCCGGAGGACCTGAAATACGTGGGGGATCTGCCCAGCCAGCCCTCCGCCCAGAGCAAGAAGAAGTACCTGCCGTACGATTCGCTGCTGGAGTTTTTGACGGAGCGCTTTCACTGCTCGCCCGAATTGATTGAATATGTCAATCGACCCATGAAGATGGCGGCCCTGAAGCCAGGGGATGCGGTGAAGGTGCCAAGCGTGCAGCCTTTCCTCATCGAGGAGCTGACGCAGATCGCCAAGCTGCCCGAGGTGCCGGAATTTCTCACGCGGGTGATCAAGATCGACACGCGGGAAAAGCGCCTGCGCCTGTATGAAGGGGAAAAGCTGCTGGCCACGCTGCCGATCACTCCAGGGAGTGGACACTTGGCGACACCACCGGGCACGTGGCGCATTTCAGGCATCGCGCAGATGCCCACCTTCCGCTGGGATAAGAGTGTGCTGGAGTATGGGGTGCGCAGCAGCAGCTACTTCCAGCTCCCCCTGGGGCCAAACAACCCGGTGGGGGTGATGTGGATCGGCCTGAACAAGCCTGGCATCGGCATTCACGGCACCAATCAGCCGCAGACCATCGGTCGCAGCGCCAGCCACGGCTGCATGCGCACGGCCAATTGGGACGTGGTGCGCTTGGTGAAAATGATCACGCAGGGCATGACGGTCATCATTGAGGGCCCCGCGCCCGTGCCGCGCCCGCCGGTGTATGCCAAGGCGGTGAAGGCGGAGGAAGTGCGGGCTGCCGAGGTGGTGGAGCCGCCTGCAACGGAACCCAAGCGCGGCTTGCGGCTGTTTTTCTGGAAGAAATAA
- the rpsU gene encoding 30S ribosomal protein S21: MPEVQIRKGEPVDRALKRLKTKLEMEGILEEMRRLRAHENPKERTKRKARAAAKRGKIRFRFTLPKAPEGAAPTA; the protein is encoded by the coding sequence ATGCCCGAAGTCCAAATCCGCAAAGGTGAGCCTGTTGACCGCGCTCTCAAGCGTCTGAAAACCAAGCTCGAGATGGAAGGCATTCTCGAAGAAATGCGCCGCCTGCGCGCCCACGAAAACCCGAAAGAGCGCACCAAGCGCAAGGCTCGTGCTGCTGCCAAGCGTGGTAAGATCCGTTTTCGTTTCACGCTGCCGAAGGCTCCTGAGGGCGCTGCCCCGACGGCCTGA
- the nuoD gene encoding NADH dehydrogenase (quinone) subunit D has translation MPAVTREYESPDTAAKVALHLDSLEETTSDIVGEKLVLNMGPSHPATHGVLRMILELDGETITKAEPDVGYLHRGDEKIAENMHYNQFVPYTDRLDYLAPLANNVAYALAVEKLMGWEVPERGRAIRVICCELARISAHLLGVGVFAMDVGAMTVFLYTFTEREKIYNLCEQLTGARFTTSYTRVGGQIRDLPEGFTEAVLKFLAEVEPVIDEIDKLLTRNAIFIARTQDIGVITKADAIAYGISGPNLRGSGVEHDLRKTNPYLDYEKYEFDIPIGTKGDCYDRYLVRMEEMRQSVRILRQVFANLPGGPINVADAKNLLPNKDRVLMKMEELIHHFIIATQGIDAPAGEVYFGAENPKGELGFYIHSKGGGVPYRLKIRSPSFVNLSILSKIMPGHMLSDIPSVLGSLDFVMGECDR, from the coding sequence ATGCCTGCTGTTACCCGTGAATACGAGTCCCCGGACACCGCCGCCAAGGTGGCGCTGCACCTGGACAGCCTCGAAGAGACGACCAGCGACATCGTGGGCGAAAAGCTGGTCCTGAACATGGGCCCCTCCCACCCGGCCACGCACGGCGTGCTGCGGATGATTTTGGAACTGGATGGCGAGACCATCACGAAAGCGGAGCCGGATGTCGGTTACCTGCACCGTGGGGATGAGAAGATCGCCGAAAACATGCATTACAACCAGTTCGTGCCTTATACGGACCGGTTGGATTACTTGGCACCCCTGGCCAACAATGTGGCCTACGCCCTCGCGGTGGAAAAACTCATGGGCTGGGAAGTGCCAGAACGGGGCCGCGCCATCCGCGTGATCTGCTGTGAGTTGGCCCGCATCTCTGCCCACCTGCTGGGCGTGGGCGTGTTTGCCATGGATGTCGGGGCCATGACGGTCTTCCTCTACACGTTCACGGAACGTGAAAAGATTTATAACCTCTGCGAGCAGCTCACGGGTGCCCGTTTCACCACCAGCTACACCCGCGTGGGTGGCCAGATTCGCGATCTGCCAGAAGGTTTCACAGAAGCGGTGCTGAAATTCCTGGCTGAGGTGGAGCCCGTCATTGACGAGATCGACAAGTTGCTGACCCGCAATGCGATTTTCATTGCCCGTACGCAGGACATTGGGGTCATCACCAAGGCGGATGCCATTGCCTACGGCATCTCCGGGCCGAACCTTCGCGGTTCCGGTGTGGAGCATGACCTGCGCAAGACGAACCCGTACCTGGATTACGAGAAGTACGAGTTCGATATCCCCATCGGCACCAAAGGCGACTGTTACGACCGTTACCTCGTTCGCATGGAAGAAATGCGCCAAAGCGTCCGCATCCTGCGCCAAGTTTTCGCCAATCTTCCTGGCGGCCCTATCAATGTGGCCGATGCCAAGAACCTGCTGCCAAACAAGGACCGCGTGCTGATGAAGATGGAGGAGCTGATCCACCACTTCATCATTGCCACTCAGGGCATTGATGCGCCGGCCGGAGAAGTTTACTTTGGTGCAGAGAATCCTAAGGGCGAGCTGGGTTTCTATATCCACAGCAAGGGCGGCGGCGTCCCTTACCGTCTGAAGATCCGCAGCCCCTCGTTTGTGAACCTCAGCATCCTTTCGAAGATCATGCCAGGTCACATGCTCAGCGACATTCCTTCCGTGCTGGGCAGCCTCGACTTTGTGATGGGCGAGTGCGACCGCTAA